A stretch of the Amycolatopsis sp. BJA-103 genome encodes the following:
- a CDS encoding DUF2637 domain-containing protein: MSTSNGATASRPWHDPALAVQCGCTALVAIGAAYASYRHGREFALQFGADHTTASIWPLIVDGLLMIATVELWKPVDSERAGGRWAAWLAFIFGISLSLCANIGSTPDLSILGITVAACPPLALLLAVELLNRALKRHRAGAVTPVEDFREHPIVAAANQLNPTSKQETVTVKTAEERMWAHYVIEREMGRTPTGADLDRAAGTHNYGRRVLRQWRKAGRLDSPTAGDHPHGEVVAIPSAVDTARIVMKVSAEHMQP, from the coding sequence ATGAGCACCTCGAATGGAGCAACTGCGTCTCGTCCGTGGCACGACCCGGCACTGGCAGTGCAATGCGGCTGCACGGCTCTGGTCGCCATTGGCGCCGCCTACGCCTCGTACCGCCATGGACGCGAATTCGCGCTGCAGTTCGGCGCAGACCACACCACCGCCTCGATCTGGCCGCTCATCGTCGACGGCCTCCTGATGATCGCCACCGTCGAACTCTGGAAGCCTGTTGACTCAGAACGGGCAGGAGGCCGCTGGGCCGCATGGCTCGCGTTCATCTTCGGCATCTCGCTCTCGCTCTGCGCCAATATCGGCTCGACACCCGACCTCAGCATCCTCGGCATTACGGTCGCCGCTTGCCCACCTCTCGCCTTGCTCCTTGCCGTCGAACTCCTGAACCGTGCGCTGAAGCGCCACAGAGCCGGTGCAGTCACACCTGTCGAGGACTTTCGTGAACATCCGATAGTCGCCGCAGCCAACCAGCTGAATCCGACGAGTAAGCAAGAGACTGTCACGGTCAAGACCGCGGAAGAACGCATGTGGGCTCATTACGTGATCGAACGCGAGATGGGGCGGACACCCACTGGGGCCGACCTGGACCGTGCCGCCGGAACCCACAACTACGGCCGCCGAGTACTTCGGCAATGGCGGAAAGCCGGTCGGCTGGATTCGCCGACGGCCGGAGATCATCCACACGGTGAAGTGGTGGCCATACCGTCCGCAGTCGACACAGCTCGTATCGTCATGAAGGTATCGGCGGAACACATGCAACCGTAA
- a CDS encoding TIGR04141 family sporadically distributed protein yields MLADLRALSAVVDEPDDDSALKFIMQTRPLPKHHPKRAGLNDRLAAALGGDDAAGVLGLAWPDNAVEDIEHASSLKIVRLGPWGPFVTDTNIELEDFVERFRLLPLADRIESLTTARAVTCEDDAGQVHAGSLISLRKWFAFETTIDNIRYCYHQGKWFHIGEGFVEQIRDQVATLLANRASLSFPHWTPTKKRDDEHRYCEAVAKQDGYLCLDRSFASTAFHRQFELCDIVGPADELVHVKWLGRATAASHLFTQAQVSAQAIRDESEVLGQLNAKVKNLAPSRPALDPSVVVLAGAGRVWDVDQLFTLSQLSLLRLNLTLRHLRCTLQFADIPFTAKERPASRIAA; encoded by the coding sequence CTGCTGGCTGATCTTCGTGCCCTCTCCGCGGTCGTCGACGAACCCGACGACGACTCCGCGCTCAAGTTCATCATGCAGACGCGCCCGCTACCCAAGCATCACCCCAAACGGGCCGGACTGAACGACCGGCTTGCCGCGGCCCTCGGCGGTGACGACGCGGCAGGCGTTCTGGGCTTGGCCTGGCCCGACAACGCCGTCGAGGACATTGAACACGCCAGCTCGCTGAAGATTGTCAGGCTTGGTCCCTGGGGGCCGTTCGTCACGGACACGAACATCGAACTGGAAGACTTCGTCGAACGGTTCAGGCTGCTTCCGTTGGCAGACCGCATCGAGAGCCTGACGACAGCGCGAGCGGTTACCTGCGAAGACGATGCTGGTCAGGTCCATGCTGGCTCGTTGATCTCCCTGCGGAAGTGGTTTGCCTTCGAAACCACGATCGACAACATCCGTTACTGCTACCACCAAGGAAAGTGGTTCCACATCGGAGAAGGCTTCGTCGAGCAGATCCGCGACCAAGTGGCCACTCTGCTCGCGAACCGGGCCAGCCTGTCGTTTCCGCATTGGACGCCGACCAAGAAACGCGACGATGAGCACCGGTATTGCGAGGCGGTCGCCAAGCAGGACGGCTACTTGTGTCTTGACCGGAGCTTCGCCTCCACCGCGTTTCATCGGCAGTTCGAGCTCTGCGACATCGTGGGGCCCGCTGACGAGCTTGTGCACGTCAAATGGCTCGGTCGCGCGACCGCGGCAAGTCACCTGTTCACCCAAGCGCAAGTGTCCGCGCAAGCCATCCGGGACGAGTCCGAGGTTCTGGGCCAGCTGAACGCCAAGGTCAAGAACCTTGCCCCCAGCCGGCCTGCCCTTGATCCGTCAGTCGTGGTCTTGGCGGGCGCCGGTCGCGTGTGGGACGTCGACCAGCTCTTCACGCTGTCGCAACTGAGCCTGTTGCGTCTGAATCTGACGCTACGGCACCTACGCTGCACGTTGCAGTTCGCAGACATCCCGTTCACCGCCAAGGAGCGCCCGGCTTCGCGAATCGCGGCCTGA
- a CDS encoding TIGR04141 family sporadically distributed protein yields the protein MSVYRLDGGLDLAQYLLSVSSEEIRVNETVDVGGIESRFVAGLLRSENPSWADHAASLTGIDIDLPGDQPFGVLLVPLDPRVFALTWGAGHLLIDDELMEPGFGLLFGIRRLDAAHLGLVASKALDVSARATQTSYPGGSDLAGFKIEPFGELINRLAGAADLSGLTYGSETGKLYRIRVGNALWAPLAREPKVPAG from the coding sequence GTGTCGGTCTACCGCCTCGACGGCGGTCTTGACCTGGCCCAGTACCTCCTGTCCGTGTCTTCTGAAGAAATCCGTGTCAACGAGACCGTCGACGTCGGCGGAATCGAGTCTCGCTTCGTCGCAGGGCTTCTGCGGTCCGAAAATCCGTCGTGGGCCGATCATGCCGCGTCTCTGACGGGCATCGATATCGATCTTCCCGGTGACCAGCCGTTCGGCGTTCTCCTCGTGCCACTCGATCCGCGAGTTTTCGCACTCACTTGGGGCGCCGGTCATCTCCTCATCGATGACGAGCTCATGGAGCCAGGTTTCGGTCTTCTATTCGGGATTCGTCGGTTGGACGCCGCCCATCTCGGCTTGGTCGCCAGCAAAGCACTGGACGTCAGCGCTCGCGCGACCCAAACCTCCTATCCCGGTGGGAGCGATCTCGCCGGCTTCAAGATCGAACCCTTCGGGGAACTGATCAACCGTCTCGCCGGAGCAGCTGACTTGAGCGGCCTGACCTACGGCAGCGAAACTGGGAAACTCTACCGCATTCGAGTAGGGAACGCTCTCTGGGCGCCCCTGGCTCGGGAGCCGAAAGTCCCTGCTGGCTGA